A window of Streptomyces sp. SAI-127 contains these coding sequences:
- the iolD gene encoding 3D-(3,5/4)-trihydroxycyclohexane-1,2-dione acylhydrolase (decyclizing) translates to MSSTTRLTVAQALVRFLSVQYTERDGVRHRLIAGTWGIFGHGNVAGIGQALLEAGEDAMPFHQGRNEQAMVHAAVGHARQLNRLSAQAVTTSIGPGATNLVTGAALATVNRLPVLLLPGDYFATRAADPLLQQLEHPTEADVSVNDTLRPVSRYFDRVHRPEALIPAALQAMRVLADPAETGAVTLALPQDVQAEAYDWPEEFFAERVWRVRRPAPDPVELAEAVRAVLGAARPLIVAGGGVHHSEAEEALKALTDATGIPVTSTQAGKGSLRHDHPADLGGIGHTGTAVADDLARTADLVIGVGTRYSDFTTASGTLFQNPDVRFLNLNITSFDAHKLAARTVVCDARAGLEALTSALEGHRVNAAYEAEYGAGKERWEQIVTRAFEAADENAVPTQTQLLGALDAVVGDEDVVINAAGSLPGDLHKLWRARSPRQYHLEYGYSCMGYEIPAAIGVQQATPDTPVWALVGDGTYLMMPTELVTAVQEGLPVNLVLIQNHGYASIGGLSESVGGERFGTAYRYRAADGTFSGAPLPVDLAANAASLGMDVLRAKTVRELREALATARASDRPTCVYVETDTATPTAPPAEAWWDVPVAETASREAAVEARTEYDRQAAARRTHL, encoded by the coding sequence ATGAGCAGCACCACCCGCCTGACCGTCGCCCAAGCCCTCGTGCGGTTCCTGTCCGTCCAGTACACGGAGCGGGACGGCGTACGGCACCGGCTGATCGCCGGGACCTGGGGCATCTTCGGCCACGGCAACGTGGCCGGCATCGGGCAGGCCCTCCTGGAGGCGGGTGAGGACGCGATGCCGTTCCACCAGGGCCGCAACGAGCAGGCGATGGTCCACGCGGCCGTCGGCCACGCCCGCCAGCTGAACCGCCTGTCCGCCCAGGCGGTCACGACGTCGATCGGCCCGGGCGCCACGAACCTGGTCACCGGCGCGGCCCTGGCGACGGTCAACCGCCTCCCGGTCCTGCTCCTGCCCGGCGACTACTTCGCCACCCGCGCCGCCGACCCGCTCCTGCAGCAGCTGGAGCATCCGACGGAGGCGGACGTGTCGGTGAACGACACCCTGCGCCCGGTGTCCCGCTACTTCGACCGCGTCCACCGCCCCGAGGCCCTGATCCCCGCTGCCCTCCAGGCCATGCGGGTCCTCGCCGACCCGGCCGAGACCGGCGCGGTCACCCTCGCCCTCCCCCAGGACGTGCAGGCGGAGGCGTACGACTGGCCGGAGGAGTTCTTCGCCGAGCGGGTGTGGCGGGTACGGCGTCCCGCGCCCGATCCGGTGGAGCTGGCGGAGGCGGTGCGGGCGGTCCTGGGGGCCGCGCGCCCGCTGATCGTGGCGGGCGGAGGGGTCCACCACAGCGAGGCCGAGGAGGCGTTGAAGGCCCTCACGGACGCCACCGGCATCCCCGTCACCTCCACCCAGGCGGGCAAGGGCTCCCTGCGCCACGACCACCCCGCCGACCTGGGCGGCATCGGCCACACCGGTACGGCGGTCGCCGACGACCTCGCCCGCACCGCGGACCTGGTCATCGGCGTGGGCACCCGCTACTCCGACTTCACCACCGCCTCCGGCACCCTCTTCCAGAACCCGGACGTCCGCTTCCTCAACCTGAACATCACCTCCTTCGACGCCCACAAGCTGGCCGCGCGGACGGTCGTGTGCGATGCGCGAGCGGGTCTGGAGGCGCTCACGTCGGCGCTGGAGGGCCACCGCGTGAACGCGGCCTACGAGGCCGAGTACGGCGCGGGCAAGGAGCGCTGGGAGCAGATCGTGACCCGGGCCTTCGAAGCTGCGGACGAGAACGCGGTACCGACCCAGACCCAGCTGCTGGGCGCGCTGGACGCGGTCGTCGGCGACGAGGACGTGGTGATCAACGCGGCCGGCTCGCTCCCCGGCGACCTGCACAAACTGTGGCGGGCCCGCAGCCCCCGCCAGTACCACCTGGAGTACGGCTACTCCTGCATGGGCTACGAGATCCCGGCCGCGATCGGCGTGCAGCAGGCGACCCCGGACACCCCGGTGTGGGCGCTGGTCGGCGACGGCACCTACCTGATGATGCCGACGGAACTCGTCACCGCGGTCCAGGAGGGCCTGCCGGTCAACCTGGTCCTCATCCAGAACCACGGCTACGCCTCGATCGGCGGCCTGTCGGAGTCCGTGGGCGGCGAGCGGTTCGGCACCGCCTACCGCTACCGGGCGGCCGACGGCACCTTCAGCGGGGCCCCGCTCCCGGTCGACCTGGCCGCGAACGCGGCGAGCCTCGGAATGGACGTGCTGCGCGCCAAGACCGTACGGGAGCTGCGCGAGGCCCTCGCCACCGCCCGCGCCTCGGACCGGCCGACCTGCGTCTACGTCGAGACGGACACCGCGACCCCGACCGCTCCCCCGGCAGAGGCCTGGTGGGACGTGCCGGTGGCGGAGACTGCGTCGCGCGAGGCCGCCGTGGAGGCGAGGACGGAGTACGACCGTCAGGCAGCCGCCCGCCGCACCCACCTCTGA
- a CDS encoding GntR family transcriptional regulator, which translates to MAKPGDTSRAATTPALDSLDFALDRGSPVPLYYQLARQLEAAIEHGSLAPGNLLGNEIDLSIRLGLSRPTVRQAIQTLVEKGLLVRRRGVGTQVVHSQVKRPLELSSLYDDLEAAGQGPATRVVRNETVPASADVAAALSVPEGSEVTALERLRLTHGQPVALLCNHLPTGLLHLDSDRLEATGLYRMLRTAGITLHSARQTISARSATAEEAARLDEQAGAAVLTMQRTAYDDTGRPVEYGTHIYRASRYAFDFRLLVRP; encoded by the coding sequence ATGGCGAAGCCCGGCGACACGTCACGTGCCGCGACCACCCCCGCGCTCGACTCCCTGGACTTCGCCCTGGACCGGGGCAGTCCGGTGCCGCTGTACTACCAGCTCGCCCGGCAGCTGGAGGCGGCGATCGAGCACGGGTCACTCGCCCCGGGAAACCTCCTGGGCAACGAGATCGACCTCTCGATCCGCCTCGGCCTGTCCCGCCCGACCGTCCGCCAGGCCATCCAGACCCTGGTGGAGAAGGGCCTGCTCGTCCGCCGGCGCGGAGTGGGCACGCAGGTGGTGCACAGCCAGGTCAAGCGCCCCCTGGAGCTCAGCAGCCTCTACGACGACCTGGAGGCGGCCGGGCAGGGTCCGGCGACGCGGGTCGTGCGCAACGAGACCGTGCCGGCGTCCGCCGACGTGGCGGCCGCGCTGTCCGTCCCGGAGGGCAGCGAGGTCACGGCGCTCGAACGCCTGCGCCTGACCCACGGCCAGCCCGTGGCCCTCCTCTGCAACCACCTCCCCACCGGCCTCCTCCACCTCGACAGCGACCGCCTGGAGGCCACCGGGCTCTACCGCATGCTGCGCACCGCCGGCATCACCCTGCACAGCGCCCGCCAGACGATCAGCGCCCGCTCCGCCACCGCCGAGGAGGCCGCCCGCCTGGACGAACAGGCGGGCGCGGCGGTCCTGACCATGCAACGCACGGCCTACGACGACACCGGCCGCCCGGTCGAGTACGGCACCCACATCTACCGGGCGTCGCGGTACGCCTTCGACTTCCGGCTGCTGGTCAGACCCTGA
- a CDS encoding aldo/keto reductase: MKYRTIGTDPATRREVSVLALGAMLFGSRTDEETSFAVLDRYVEAGGNFIDTSDNYAFWEDGGQGGQSEELLGRWRRSRGVGDEIVIATKLGARPLAPGTSYLDNAEGLSAKVIRESAERSRERLGVSKLDLLYAHIEDHRVPLQETVEGFAELVAEGTVGLLGVSNHAVWRVERARALAAAAGLPAYEVLQYAHSHLRPRTDVPDPLFPDGSLGHAGADLLSYLRAEPALTLVAYSPLLKGAYTHPDRLPADFDHPGTPARLKVLTEVAKETGATVNQVVLAWQIAGDLPIMPLAGVSSVAQLEENLAAVDLELTGEQRARLDSAH; the protein is encoded by the coding sequence ATGAAGTACCGCACCATCGGCACCGATCCGGCGACCCGCCGCGAGGTCAGTGTCCTCGCGCTCGGCGCGATGCTGTTCGGCTCACGGACCGACGAGGAGACCTCCTTCGCCGTCCTCGACCGCTATGTCGAGGCCGGCGGCAACTTCATCGACACGTCCGACAACTACGCCTTCTGGGAGGACGGCGGCCAGGGCGGCCAGAGCGAGGAACTGCTCGGCCGGTGGCGACGCAGCCGCGGCGTCGGAGACGAGATCGTCATCGCCACGAAGCTCGGCGCCCGGCCCCTGGCGCCCGGCACGAGCTACCTCGACAACGCGGAGGGACTGTCGGCGAAGGTGATCCGGGAGTCCGCGGAACGCAGCCGGGAACGCCTGGGTGTGTCGAAGCTGGACCTGCTGTACGCGCACATCGAGGACCACCGGGTCCCGCTCCAGGAGACGGTGGAGGGATTCGCCGAACTGGTCGCCGAGGGCACGGTGGGCCTGCTGGGCGTGAGCAACCACGCGGTGTGGCGGGTGGAACGGGCCCGCGCCCTGGCTGCCGCGGCCGGCCTTCCCGCCTACGAGGTCCTGCAGTACGCCCACAGCCACCTGCGCCCCCGCACCGACGTCCCCGATCCCCTCTTCCCCGACGGCAGCCTCGGCCACGCGGGCGCGGACCTGCTGAGCTACCTGCGCGCGGAGCCCGCCCTCACCCTGGTCGCGTACTCACCCCTCCTGAAGGGCGCCTACACCCACCCGGACCGCCTCCCCGCCGACTTCGACCATCCGGGCACGCCGGCTCGTCTGAAGGTTCTGACGGAGGTGGCGAAGGAGACGGGCGCGACCGTCAACCAGGTGGTCCTGGCTTGGCAGATCGCCGGCGACCTGCCCATCATGCCGCTGGCCGGGGTGTCGTCCGTGGCCCAGCTGGAGGAGAACCTGGCGGCGGTGGATCTGGAGCTCACGGGGGAGCAGCGGGCGCGGTTGGACTCGGCACACTGA
- a CDS encoding NUDIX domain-containing protein, whose product MTEGIDTPDSRGRTGLDRTGLDLTGNPRVKVRDVKLLSSHWYVERATTFDIQHADGSWSTQQRETHDRGNGATMLLYDTERETVLLTRQFRFPVYVNGHPDGLLIETPGGLLDDDDEHPEIAVRREVVEETGHTIGEVRHVFDVYMSPGSVTERVSFYAAEYAPSTRTHEGGGLDEEGEDIEILELPFRRALEMIRTGEIADAKTIMLLQWAALEGPFAK is encoded by the coding sequence ATGACCGAGGGCATCGACACTCCCGACAGCCGGGGCCGTACCGGACTCGACCGCACCGGCCTGGACCTGACCGGCAACCCGCGCGTCAAGGTCCGCGATGTGAAACTGCTGTCCAGTCACTGGTACGTCGAGCGGGCCACGACCTTCGACATCCAGCACGCCGACGGAAGCTGGAGCACGCAGCAGCGCGAGACCCACGACCGCGGCAACGGCGCCACCATGCTGCTGTACGACACGGAACGCGAGACCGTCCTGCTCACCCGCCAGTTCCGCTTCCCGGTGTACGTCAACGGACATCCTGACGGACTGCTGATCGAGACCCCCGGCGGCCTGCTCGACGACGATGACGAGCACCCCGAGATCGCCGTACGACGCGAGGTCGTCGAGGAGACCGGGCACACCATCGGCGAGGTCCGGCACGTCTTCGACGTCTACATGAGCCCCGGTTCGGTCACCGAACGCGTCAGCTTCTACGCCGCCGAGTACGCCCCGTCGACCCGCACGCACGAGGGAGGCGGCCTCGACGAGGAGGGCGAGGACATCGAGATCCTCGAACTGCCCTTCCGCAGAGCCCTGGAGATGATCCGTACCGGGGAGATCGCGGACGCCAAGACCATCATGCTGCTCCAATGGGCGGCCCTGGAGGGCCCGTTCGCCAAGTGA
- a CDS encoding acyltransferase — MDHPSQPSERHFDHCPWLFAAEATEEQRAAQREVQRAVGGDTVIGERCYVAESAAVFPDRLRLGDDSYIAAHAYVTGELDTGSHCTLNPFTTVRGNVVLGHGVRIGAHTSLLGFNHSMAPDRPVFRQPLTSRGIRVGDDVWIGSHVIVVDGVTIGDHCVIGAGAVVTRDLPAWSVAAGNPARVLRDRRQVRGEGSAAPTDPAAPADPAASGTRQPDDSRTPTTHPTPHPAPSAVAADDPEHALQVAGAAGAKAAAAAPGKRPDDSRTPTTHPTPHPAPGTVATGNPEHPVQVAGAAGAKAAAAAPRKRPDDSRTPTTHPTPHPAPSAVAADDPEHALQVAGAAGAKAAAAAPGKRPDDSRTPTTHPTPHPAPGAVAAGNLEHALQVAGAAGAEAADLPGILPGGGRTPGTRPTSDAGPRSANLAAFADAARDQTAGLLDRCWNGERYVDRPGAGPTVRAHCDAVEIADLLLGAVPAHLSAEEHIGRLSGLQDPKSGLVPEFGEPLPVADGDGFIGEGAALYHVLCVGYALDLLGPGLPHPVQGVRDMTVHQLLVRLEALTWRTGAWGAGAWVDSFATAAHWNLRHDDGHGTPESLFGWLLTRADPWTGMWGSPSAEEGRLQVVNGYYRLTRGSFAQFGLPVPYPERVVDAVLDHARDARHFGPGRENACNVLDVAHPLWLCTQQLGRSADGYRSGEIRDWAERQLATVLPRWQNGRGFGFGQGAAGPGPEPGLQGTEMWLAIIWYLADLLGRSDELGYRPRGIHRPEPARQGITGLS, encoded by the coding sequence ATGGATCATCCGTCGCAGCCGTCCGAACGGCACTTCGACCACTGCCCCTGGCTCTTCGCCGCCGAGGCGACCGAGGAACAGCGCGCCGCGCAGCGGGAGGTGCAGCGGGCCGTCGGCGGCGACACCGTGATCGGTGAGCGGTGTTACGTCGCCGAGTCCGCGGCGGTGTTCCCGGACCGGCTGCGGCTCGGCGACGACTCGTACATCGCCGCGCACGCCTATGTCACCGGGGAGCTGGACACCGGCTCCCACTGCACGCTGAACCCTTTCACCACGGTGCGTGGGAACGTCGTACTCGGTCACGGCGTACGCATCGGTGCCCACACCTCGCTGCTCGGCTTCAACCACTCCATGGCCCCCGACCGGCCCGTCTTCCGCCAGCCGCTCACCAGCCGGGGCATCCGGGTCGGCGACGACGTCTGGATCGGCTCGCATGTGATCGTCGTGGACGGCGTGACCATCGGCGACCACTGTGTGATCGGGGCGGGGGCGGTGGTCACGAGGGATCTGCCGGCGTGGTCGGTGGCCGCGGGAAACCCCGCACGGGTGTTGCGGGACCGGCGGCAGGTGCGGGGGGAAGGGTCGGCTGCGCCAACCGATCCGGCTGCCCCTGCGGATCCGGCTGCGTCAGGCACACGGCAGCCGGATGACAGCCGCACGCCCACGACCCACCCGACGCCTCACCCCGCGCCCAGCGCAGTGGCCGCCGACGATCCGGAGCACGCGCTGCAGGTGGCGGGGGCAGCGGGCGCCAAGGCGGCTGCGGCTGCACCGGGGAAACGGCCGGATGACAGCCGCACGCCCACGACCCACCCGACGCCTCACCCCGCGCCCGGGACAGTGGCCACCGGCAATCCGGAGCACCCGGTGCAGGTGGCGGGGGCAGCGGGCGCCAAGGCGGCTGCAGCTGCACCGCGGAAACGGCCGGATGACAGCCGCACGCCCACGACCCACCCGACGCCTCACCCCGCGCCCAGCGCAGTGGCCGCCGACGATCCGGAGCACGCGCTGCAGGTGGCGGGGGCAGCGGGCGCCAAGGCGGCTGCGGCTGCACCGGGGAAACGGCCGGATGACAGCCGCACGCCCACGACCCACCCGACGCCTCACCCCGCGCCCGGGGCAGTGGCCGCCGGCAATTTGGAGCACGCGCTGCAGGTGGCGGGGGCCGCGGGCGCCGAGGCGGCGGATCTGCCAGGGATACTGCCGGGGGGCGGCCGTACGCCTGGTACCCGCCCGACGTCCGATGCCGGCCCCCGATCTGCCAACCTTGCTGCATTCGCCGACGCTGCCCGGGATCAGACTGCCGGGCTCCTCGACCGTTGCTGGAACGGTGAGCGGTACGTCGATCGGCCCGGCGCCGGTCCCACCGTGCGGGCTCACTGCGACGCCGTGGAGATCGCCGACCTGCTGCTCGGGGCTGTGCCGGCGCATTTGTCCGCCGAGGAGCACATCGGGCGGCTGAGCGGGCTCCAGGATCCGAAGAGCGGTCTCGTGCCGGAGTTCGGCGAGCCGCTGCCGGTTGCGGACGGCGACGGGTTCATCGGGGAGGGAGCGGCGCTCTATCACGTGCTGTGCGTGGGCTACGCCCTCGATCTGCTGGGCCCCGGGCTCCCCCATCCGGTGCAGGGCGTACGGGATATGACGGTCCATCAACTCCTCGTACGACTGGAGGCGTTGACCTGGCGCACGGGCGCGTGGGGTGCAGGCGCTTGGGTCGACAGCTTTGCTACTGCCGCGCATTGGAACCTGCGGCACGACGACGGCCACGGGACGCCGGAGTCGTTGTTCGGCTGGCTGCTCACCAGGGCTGATCCCTGGACCGGGATGTGGGGCAGCCCCTCTGCCGAGGAGGGCCGGCTCCAGGTGGTCAACGGCTACTACCGGCTGACCCGGGGCTCGTTCGCGCAGTTCGGGCTGCCGGTGCCGTATCCGGAACGGGTCGTGGACGCGGTCCTGGACCACGCGCGCGACGCCCGGCATTTCGGTCCCGGCCGGGAGAACGCCTGCAATGTGCTGGATGTCGCCCATCCCCTGTGGCTGTGCACTCAGCAGCTCGGGCGGAGCGCCGACGGCTACCGCTCCGGCGAGATCCGCGACTGGGCCGAGCGGCAGCTGGCCACGGTCCTGCCGCGCTGGCAGAACGGCCGGGGCTTCGGCTTCGGCCAGGGCGCCGCCGGCCCCGGACCCGAGCCCGGGCTCCAGGGCACGGAGATGTGGCTTGCCATCATCTGGTACCTCGCCGACCTGCTGGGCCGTTCCGACGAACTGGGCTACCGCCCCCGCGGCATCCACCGCCCAGAACCGGCCCGCCAGGGAATCACGGGCCTGAGCTGA
- a CDS encoding MarR family transcriptional regulator has product MNTTPRWLDADEQRAWMAYVEFSTLLGDYLNRQLRRDAGTTHADYTLLAQLSSAPDRALGMSELARRLKITRSRLTHAVNRLAEAGLVDRREDPTDGRGQLAVLTEAGMTLLEQAAPGHVEAVRRVVFDALSREQVRQLAEIGEAIGEALHRVESAEAGPAVLPWRRR; this is encoded by the coding sequence ATGAACACGACGCCACGCTGGCTGGACGCCGACGAACAGCGGGCCTGGATGGCATACGTCGAATTCTCGACCCTGCTCGGTGACTACCTGAACCGTCAGCTGAGGCGCGACGCCGGGACGACCCACGCCGACTACACCCTGCTGGCCCAGCTCTCCTCGGCCCCCGACCGTGCCCTCGGCATGTCCGAGCTGGCCCGGCGTCTGAAGATCACCCGCAGCCGGCTCACCCACGCGGTGAACCGGCTGGCCGAGGCGGGCCTCGTGGACCGCCGTGAGGACCCGACGGACGGGCGCGGTCAGCTCGCCGTCCTCACGGAGGCGGGCATGACGCTGCTGGAACAGGCCGCTCCCGGACACGTCGAAGCGGTGCGCCGGGTGGTCTTCGACGCGCTCAGCCGGGAGCAGGTGCGGCAACTCGCCGAGATCGGGGAGGCGATCGGGGAGGCGTTGCACCGGGTGGAGAGTGCGGAGGCGGGTCCGGCGGTGCTGCCTTGGAGGCGGCGCTGA
- a CDS encoding pectate lyase encodes MGTRGTARKPHRKKTTRHRGLLFGALATILVGGAVTGGVLLTASASGPRAGTYRLGGATGTASPPPMTASTSPSSSVSPSPSVSPSASRTSASQSASASATKSASTSTPTTSTAGFAAWPTATGEKAVSTTIEVSGTYDGTLKRFYGSGDLGSDNQSEDQGPLFELADGATLKNVILGSPAADGVHCLGSCTLKNVWWQDVGEDAATFKGTSASATYVVDGGGARKADDKVFQHNGAGTLTIRNFQVADFGKLYRSCGNCRTQYERHVVISNVKVTGPGKDIAGVNANYGDTATLSGVTIVGDSSREITVCERFQGNSSGAEPSSLGTGADGTHCRYSASGITYR; translated from the coding sequence ATGGGCACCAGAGGAACCGCGCGCAAGCCGCACCGCAAGAAGACCACCCGCCACCGTGGCCTGCTGTTCGGCGCGCTGGCCACGATCCTGGTCGGCGGTGCCGTCACCGGCGGTGTGCTGCTGACGGCGTCCGCCTCCGGGCCGCGCGCGGGCACCTACCGGCTGGGCGGCGCCACGGGGACGGCGTCCCCGCCGCCCATGACCGCGTCCACTTCCCCGTCGTCCTCCGTATCCCCATCTCCGTCCGTATCTCCGTCTGCTTCGAGGACGTCGGCCTCCCAGAGCGCCTCCGCATCGGCGACGAAGAGCGCCTCCACATCCACGCCGACCACGTCCACCGCCGGATTCGCGGCCTGGCCCACGGCCACCGGTGAGAAGGCGGTCTCCACCACCATCGAGGTCTCCGGTACCTACGACGGCACCCTCAAGCGCTTCTACGGCTCCGGCGACCTGGGCAGCGACAACCAGAGCGAAGACCAGGGCCCGCTCTTCGAACTCGCCGACGGGGCGACGCTGAAGAACGTCATCCTCGGCTCCCCGGCCGCCGACGGCGTGCACTGCCTGGGCAGCTGCACCCTGAAGAACGTGTGGTGGCAGGACGTCGGCGAGGACGCGGCGACCTTCAAGGGCACATCGGCCTCCGCGACCTACGTCGTCGACGGCGGCGGTGCGCGGAAGGCGGACGACAAGGTCTTCCAGCACAACGGCGCCGGAACCCTGACCATCAGGAACTTCCAGGTCGCCGACTTCGGCAAGCTCTACCGCTCGTGCGGCAACTGCAGGACGCAGTACGAACGCCATGTCGTCATCAGCAATGTGAAGGTCACCGGGCCCGGTAAGGACATCGCGGGCGTCAACGCCAACTACGGTGACACGGCGACCCTTTCGGGCGTGACCATCGTCGGGGACAGCAGCAGGGAGATCACCGTCTGCGAACGCTTCCAGGGCAATTCGTCGGGAGCCGAACCGTCCTCACTGGGCACCGGGGCGGACGGGACGCACTGCCGGTACAGCGCGTCGGGGATCACCTACCGGTGA
- a CDS encoding DUF4132 domain-containing protein has product MSTRHLITLARALEGGFTVDAVHPYSWWRAALAGHPLARGVVRRLIWEVEVAPGAWRAVLPEAGELPEAPDDAAVRLWHPLRSEPDAVRAWRDLLVERQIRQPFKQAFREIYLLTPAEEETRVYSNRFAAHLVHYHRMFALFRARGWASDRLGPWDGGGEDAAERTLGAGQWRARFHHGLADWQGEDLLAATDQVRFARRVAGDWQETSLTDVPRLVFSEAMRDVDLFVGVTSIAADPQWTDRGPERAYWERAGFAELTASAEARRDVLARILPRLRIADRCSIDGRHLVVRGSLRTYRIHLGSANILMEPDNSYLCIVPARGKGDGKVFLPFEDDRLSVILSKAFLLADDTKITDPTILAQLGRRA; this is encoded by the coding sequence GTGTCGACGCGCCACCTCATCACCCTCGCCCGAGCGTTGGAGGGTGGCTTCACCGTCGACGCGGTGCACCCGTACAGCTGGTGGCGTGCCGCGCTCGCCGGGCATCCGCTCGCCCGGGGGGTCGTACGCCGACTGATCTGGGAGGTCGAGGTCGCGCCCGGCGCCTGGCGGGCCGTACTGCCCGAGGCCGGAGAGCTGCCCGAGGCACCCGACGACGCCGCCGTACGGCTGTGGCACCCGCTCCGCTCGGAGCCGGACGCCGTGCGAGCCTGGCGGGATCTGCTGGTCGAGCGCCAGATACGGCAGCCATTCAAGCAGGCGTTCCGGGAGATCTATCTCCTCACCCCGGCCGAGGAGGAGACCCGTGTCTACTCCAATCGCTTCGCCGCGCATCTCGTCCACTACCACCGGATGTTCGCGCTGTTCAGAGCCCGGGGTTGGGCGAGCGACCGGCTCGGGCCCTGGGACGGCGGAGGCGAGGACGCGGCGGAGCGGACGCTGGGAGCGGGGCAGTGGCGGGCCCGCTTCCACCACGGACTCGCCGACTGGCAGGGTGAGGATCTGCTGGCCGCGACCGACCAGGTGCGCTTCGCCCGCCGGGTCGCGGGCGACTGGCAGGAGACATCGCTCACCGACGTGCCCCGGCTGGTGTTCAGCGAGGCCATGCGCGACGTGGACCTCTTCGTCGGCGTGACCTCGATCGCCGCGGACCCCCAGTGGACCGACCGGGGCCCCGAGCGCGCCTACTGGGAGCGGGCCGGGTTCGCCGAACTGACGGCGAGCGCGGAGGCGCGCAGGGACGTCCTCGCGCGGATCCTGCCCCGGCTGAGGATCGCCGACCGGTGCTCGATCGACGGCCGCCACCTCGTCGTACGAGGCAGCCTGCGGACGTACCGGATCCATCTGGGCTCGGCGAACATCCTGATGGAGCCCGACAACTCCTATCTGTGCATCGTCCCGGCGCGGGGGAAGGGCGACGGCAAGGTGTTCCTGCCCTTCGAGGACGACCGGCTGTCGGTGATCCTCAGCAAGGCGTTTCTGCTCGCCGACGACACGAAGATCACCGACCCGACCATCCTCGCGCAGCTGGGGCGGCGTGCCTGA
- a CDS encoding right-handed parallel beta-helix repeat-containing protein: protein MSSAKFVGRALLISAVALSPFATPAGSAAASDAAAAAAYYVAPGGNDSAAGTQSAPWATIAHAQAVAQPGDTVYFRGGTYRYTRANSGCTSRTARVDAITLNKSGSSGSPIRYWAYPGEKPVFDFSGMTDDCRIKGFDVTGNWLHLKGLEVTGVRQNNNLNHESWGIWISGSNNTFEQINTHHHMGPGLFIQNGGGNLVLNSDAHDNYDTNSSNGAGENADGFGAHISAGNSGNVFRGCRAWWNADDGFDLISAYSSVTIENSWAWRNGYMPGTTTAAGNGTGFKAGGYGGDYDAGAVKHTVRTSVAFLNRASGFYANHHPVANDYFNNTGYGNHPDFNMLGVDSSGAAVGRGNLRNNLAHTGTLTSNMTGTSAANNSWNLGVALSDAQFQSVSTSGWDASRQADGSLPALPNLRPTANSTLIDKGVNVGLPYKGQAPDLGAFEIS, encoded by the coding sequence ATGAGTTCTGCCAAGTTCGTCGGGCGTGCCCTGCTGATCTCGGCGGTCGCCCTGAGCCCCTTCGCGACCCCCGCCGGTTCGGCGGCCGCGAGCGACGCAGCGGCGGCGGCCGCCTATTACGTGGCCCCAGGTGGCAACGACAGTGCCGCGGGCACGCAATCCGCTCCCTGGGCGACGATCGCCCATGCGCAGGCCGTGGCCCAGCCGGGTGACACCGTGTACTTCCGGGGCGGTACCTACCGCTACACGCGCGCGAACAGCGGCTGTACCAGCCGGACGGCCAGGGTCGACGCCATCACCCTGAACAAGAGCGGCAGTTCGGGAAGCCCGATCCGCTACTGGGCCTACCCGGGGGAGAAGCCGGTGTTCGACTTCTCGGGCATGACGGACGACTGCCGGATCAAGGGCTTCGACGTCACCGGGAACTGGCTTCACCTCAAGGGGCTGGAGGTCACGGGTGTCCGCCAGAACAACAACCTCAACCACGAGTCCTGGGGGATCTGGATCTCGGGCAGCAACAACACCTTCGAGCAGATCAACACCCACCACCACATGGGTCCCGGCCTGTTCATCCAGAACGGCGGCGGCAACCTCGTCCTCAACTCCGACGCGCACGACAACTACGACACCAACTCCTCCAACGGGGCCGGCGAGAACGCCGACGGTTTTGGCGCGCACATCTCAGCGGGTAACTCCGGCAACGTGTTCCGGGGCTGCCGCGCATGGTGGAACGCCGACGACGGCTTCGACCTCATCAGCGCCTACTCGTCCGTGACCATCGAGAACTCCTGGGCGTGGCGGAACGGGTACATGCCCGGAACGACCACCGCAGCCGGCAACGGAACCGGCTTCAAGGCGGGCGGCTACGGCGGCGACTACGACGCCGGCGCCGTCAAACACACCGTGCGCACGTCGGTGGCGTTCCTCAACAGGGCGTCCGGCTTCTACGCCAACCACCACCCGGTCGCCAACGACTACTTCAACAACACCGGTTACGGCAATCACCCCGACTTCAACATGCTGGGAGTCGATTCGAGCGGCGCCGCAGTCGGCCGGGGCAACCTGCGCAACAACCTCGCCCACACCGGCACGTTGACGTCGAACATGACCGGCACGAGCGCCGCGAACAACTCGTGGAACCTGGGCGTCGCCCTGTCGGACGCGCAGTTCCAGAGCGTGTCGACGTCCGGCTGGGACGCGTCCCGCCAGGCCGACGGGAGCCTGCCCGCGCTGCCCAACCTCCGGCCCACGGCCAACAGCACCTTGATCGACAAAGGCGTGAACGTCGGGCTGCCGTACAAGGGGCAGGCGCCGGATCTCGGTGCCTTCGAGATCTCCTGA